A genome region from Choloepus didactylus isolate mChoDid1 chromosome 12, mChoDid1.pri, whole genome shotgun sequence includes the following:
- the LOC119506742 gene encoding ubiquitin-conjugating enzyme E2 N-like encodes MDKSLTRQDQKPNSGSDKMAGLPRRIIKETQRLLAEPVPGIKAEPDESNTRYFHVVIAGLQDSPFEGGTFKLELFLPEEYPMAAPKVRFMTKIYHPNVDKLGRICLDILKDKWSPALQIRTVLLSIQALLSAPNPDDPLASDVAEQWKTNEAQAIETARAWTRLYAMNNI; translated from the coding sequence atGGATAAAAGCCTAACGAGACAAGACCAGAAGCCGAACTCGGGTTCTGACAAGATGGCCGGGCTGCCCCGCAGGATTATCAAGGAAACCCAGCGTTTGCTGGCAGAACCCGTTCCTGGTATTAAAGCAGAACCAGATGAAAGCAACACCCGTTATTTTCATGTGGTCATTGCTGGCCTCCAGGATTCCCCCTTTGAGGGAGGGACTTTTAAACTTGAACTATTCCTTCCAGAAGAATACCCAATGGCAGCCCCTAAAGTACGTTTCATGACCAAAATATATCACCCTAATGTAGACAAGTTGGGAAGGATATGTttagatattttgaaagataagtGGTCCCCAGCACTGCAGATCCGCACAGTTCTGCTATCGATCCAGGCTTTGTTAAGTGCTCCCAATCCAGATGATCCGTTAGCAAGTGATGTAGCAGAGCAGTGGAAGACCAACGAAGCCCAAGCCATAGAAACAGCTAGAGCATGGACTAGGCTATATGCCATGAATAATATTTAA
- the GGACT gene encoding gamma-glutamylaminecyclotransferase isoform X4: MYVSMAGAGLPRWAELLRVCFLVCVPSAPDVGRPQVRGVRRCAASAASARTSVLARIQVCASDPAAVYPDCGSRGRGAVEGQHLSRLQVAPPAAASRGASRSGARLGPGHFRSVPRARVPRRWRALRVSARRAEGGSAGNLAED, encoded by the exons ATGTACGTGTCTATGGCTGGTGCGGGTCTCCCCAGATGGGCCGAGTTGTTGCGTGTTTGTTTTCTGGTGTGTGTTCCGTCAGCTCCCGATGTGGGGCGTCCCCAGGTGCGCGGCGTCCGCAGGTGTGCCGCGTCGGCGGCTTCTGCGCGCACGTCAGTCTTGGCGCGTATCCAGGTGTGCGCGTCGGACCCAGCCGCAGTGTACCCGGATTGTGGAAGCAGAGGGCGAGGAGCCGTGGAGGGCCAACACCTCTCCCGCCTGCAGGTGGCGCCGCCCGCGGCGGCCTCCCGCGGCGCCTCGCGCAGCGGCGCCCGCCTCGGCCCCGGCCATTTCCGCTCGGTGCCGCGGGCCCGCGTTCCCCGACGGTGGCGCGCTCTGCGGGTTTCAGCGCGCCGAGCGGAGGGCGGGAGCGCCGGGAACCTAGCCGAG GACTGA